Within the Devosia lucknowensis genome, the region CACGGGTTCGGCAAGCGTCGAAACGCCGATCGTCCTCAAAGGTGCCCGGACCGGCAATCTCGAAGTCTCCGGCAAGCGGTTGAAGATCGCCACCTGGGTCATCCTGGCTTGCTTCGCCGTCATCAGCGGCCGCCTCGTGGAGCTGGGCACGGCGGATGAACAGCCCCGTTTCGACGGGCGGGTCCTCAACGCCACGCTCGCCTCCCGCCCCGTCATCAATGACAGGAACGGCGTGCCGATGGCTCTCGACATCCGGGTGCCGTCGCTCTTCGCCGAGCCGCGGCACATCATCGATGTCAACGAGGCGGCAGCGGCGATCACGTCGGTCTTGCCCGAGCTGGAGGAAACCTGGCTGCGGAGCCGGCTCGACGGCGACGCTGGCTTCGCCTGGATCGCGAGGGAATTGTCTCCGGTCCAGCAGTCCGAGCTGATGAGGAAGGGTATCCCCGGCCTCGATTTCCTGTCCGAGACGCGACGCGTCTATCCCGCTTTCCGGCAGGCATCCCATGTCTTGGGAGCCGTGAACGTGGACAATGCAGGCATAGCGGGAATCGAGGCCCATATCGACGAGCTCTATAGCCTTGACGTCCTTCATTCCACCGGTCTTGGACGAGACGCCGCCCTGGAGCCAGTCACGCTATCGGTCGACATGCGCATCCAGAACGTGCTGCATAGGGAACTGGAAGACGCGCTTTCCCGCTACCAGGCGATCGCCGCGGCTGGGACCGTCATCGATGTCCACACCGGCGAAGTCGTCGGCCTGGTGTCGTTGCCCGATTTCGATCCCAACCGACCGGGGACGATGCTCGAGGAAGGGCGTTTTAATCGCATAACGGCAGGAAAGTTCGAACCTGCCTCCATCTTCAAGCCCATAACCATAGCCGGCGCTATCGACGCTGGCGTCGTGACCATCTCCGATCAGGTGGACGCCCGCACACCTGTACGGTTCGGTCGTCATTCCATCTCCGACTATTACGGCAAGCACCGTTACCTCTCAGTGGCGGAGGTGCTCACCTTTTCCTCCAACATCGGCACCGTTCGCATCGCGGAGAAGATCGGGCCGACGGAGTTCCGCGCCTTCCTGGGCCGCATGGGCTTCGACTCCTTGCCTGCGATCGAACTTCCGGAAAAGACCGTCTCGATCGTGCCTGCAAAGCTATCAGAGGTCGCATCGGCGACGGTGTCCTTCGGCCACGGGCTCAGCGTCACGCCCTTGCAGATGCTGACCGGAACGGCGGCCCTTGTGAATGGGGGCTACCTCGTTCGTCCCACGCTCCTCAAGCAAGAGGCGGGCGCCGACTTGGTCAGACAGCAGGTGATCAGCGAGGCCACCAGCATGAAGATGCGGTACCTGCTGCGCCTAAACGCCCTGCAGGGCTCCGCCCGCCGGGCCAACGCCTTGGCCGATGGTTATCGCATGGGCGGCAAGACCGGAACCGCCGAGAAAGTCGTCGCCGGTCGGTATTCCAGCGAGAAGGTAACCACCTTCTTTTCTTCCGTCTTTCCGCTGGACGCCCCTCGATACGCGATGGTCGTCATGGTCGACGAACCCCAACCGGAAAGGCCGGGCACCGGGCGCACCGCCGCCTACAACGCCGGTGACATCTCCGGACGGATAATCCACCGCATCGCACCCATGCTCGGCGTCCTCCCCACCGAGTGGGAGAACATCCCGGCGCATGCACTTCAGGGCTGAGCCCCGGCCCGCCAATCATCGAACAACAGGACAATACACGATGATCACCTTGAACCGCCGCGCGCTCCTCGCTGGCTCCGCAGCACTTCTCGCCTCCTCCTTGGCAGGATGTGCCACCACCGCCAGTTCGGCACGGTCGCAAGGCAGCACGCCGGTCCGCCGTCCGGTGCCTCCCGAGGTGGCGTCGATGTACGCGGCGGTGCTGGACGACGAATACCCGATCCGCGCGTCAGACATGTCACTGGTGCCCGAGCAATTCTGGCGTCAGGAAGTCCCGAACACCACCGGAGAACCAGCGGGATCCGTCGTCGTCGATACGACCGACCGGTTCCTGTACCACGTGCGGGACAACGGAATGGCGACCCGCTACGGCGTCGGCATCGGCGCAGCCGGCTTCTCCTGGTCGGGCCGTGCCCACATCGCCTACAAGCGGTCCTGGCCGCGGTGGACGCCGCCTTCCGACATGATCAAGCGTCATCCGGAGCTGGAGATCTACCGATACGGTATGGAGCCGGGTCCGGAGAACCCGATGGGTCCGCGTGCTCTCTACATCCACCAAGGCAACAAGGACACGCTCTACCGCATCCACGGCAACGAGGACGAGAAGACGATCGGCCAGGCGATCTCCAGCGGGTGCGTGCGATTGCTGCCCCAGGACATCATCCATCTCTACGACAACGTTCGCAGCGGATCGCCGCTTCTAGTCGTCTGATTTCCCGCGACATCACGTGAGGGTAAGTGTTCGCCCCGGCCTTCTACGGAGAGCCGGGGTGGCAGGCCCGAACACAGAAGAGCCATGCAGATCGAACTCCCGCACGAGGACCGGCTACGTCCAAACCCCACCCGCCCGTCACCCCGCAAGCGCAGGACGCGCCGGCGCCGGACGAGATGGCTGCGGCTGCGCGACGTCATGAATGCCGCGCTCGTTCTTTCGGTAACGGGTTCGATGGCGATCATGTCCATCGTGGGACAGCAGGTACGGCAGATGCCTGCCTCCAGCGAATGGACGGTCCCGGACCGCGCGCCCAATATCCGTGTGCTTGCCCGTGACGGTTCCTTGATCTCGAACCGGGGCAAGACCGGGGGGGAGGAAGTCGGCTTCACGGACCTTCCCTGGTACGTACCGGCGGCCTTCATCGCCGCCGAGGACCGACGCTTCCGGGAGCATTTCGGCGTGGATCTGGTCGGCTTGGCATCTGTTCTCCTGGACAGCGCGAAAGCCGGCGGCATCACCCGTGGCGCCTCGACGATCACGCAGCAGGTGGCGAAGAACCTGTTTCTCACCTCGGATCCGACCCTGTCCCGAAAGATCCAGGAGGCAGTGCTTGCGCTATGGCTCGAGCGCGAATTCACCAAGGACCAGATCCTCGAGCTCTACCTTAACCGGATCTACTTCGGCAGCGGAGCCACCGGCATCGAGGCGGCGGCCCAGGTGTACTTCGCCAAGTCTGCACGCAACCTCAGCCTCGGTCAGGCGGCGATGCTTGCCGGCATCTTGCCGGCGCCCTCCACCTACAACCCCAAGGCCGACCCAGAACTCGCGAGAAAGAGGCAGCGACTGACGCTCGACGCCATGGTTCGCGATGGCGCCATCACGCCTGCGGAGGCAGACCAGGCTCGGGGCGCCGATGGCGATGTCGTGGCCTCGCGCGGCAGCACCGGACATTATGTGGCCGATTGGGTCGAGGCCCTGATGACGAGCTACATCGGAGAGCTGGAGGGTGACGTCGTCGTCTATACGACCATCGACCGCGACCTTCAGTCGTTCGCCGAGCGGACCGTACGGGACTACGTCCGGCGCGAGGGCGGCAACGGCAAGTTCAACCAGGGCGCCCTCGTCTCGATGGATGCTTCCGGGGAGTTGATCGCCATGGTGGGCGGCGTCGACTATGCACGCAGCCAGTTCAACCGGGCTGTCACGGCTCGACGCCAGCCGGGATCCACGTTCAAGCCGATCGTCTACGCGGCGGCCATGGAGAAGGGATACTCCCCGGACACCGTCGCCGAGGACGCCCGATTTGACTTCAACGGCTGGAGCCCCAAGAACGACAGTGACCGATATCATGGCATGGTCAGCCTGCGGGACGCGCTAGCATACTCGTTCAATACGGTCGCGGCCCGCCTCGCCATAGACGTGACGCCGCAAGCCGTGATCGAGATGGCGGCACGACTGGGTATCAGCTCGAACATGCCGCCGGTGCCGTCGATAGGACTCGGCACGGCGGAAATCTCGTTGCTGGAGCTTACGGGAGCATTCGTCCCGTTCGCGAACAAGGGCTACGGCGTCGTGCCCAGTGTCATCGAGCGCATCGAGACAAAGGGCGGGCGCGTGCTCTACCGGAAAGACGACGCCGGTCCCGGGCGGGTGCTATCGCCGCTGACGGTATCCCAGATGAACGACATGCTGGTGGCAGCAGTACGGAACGGAACCGGGCATCGCGCCGGTTTGGCGAACTGGGAAGTTGGAGGCAAGACCGGCACGAGCCAGAACTCCAGGGACGCCAGCTTCGTCGGCTACACGGCCAACATCGTGACCGGCGTCTGGCTGGGTCGGGACGACGACAAATCCGCAGGCATCTACGGCGGAACGCTCCCGGTCGCCATTTGGACCGAGTTCATGGAACGTGCGCATGCCGAGATGACGCCGGTGGAATTGCCGGGTTACCGGCTTCTGCAGGAAAACTATGTCGTGCAGTACGCGATGGATCCGAACACGGGAGCAACCTTGCTGGATGCAGACACGGGGGAACCCGTCATTCAAATACTGGAGCGCACACCCATAGACGCGATTTCTTGATCGAGTTGGCGCCTGTAGCTCCAGTTTTGATAGCGTGTCCGACTTCGCCAGGGCCGCGCACACCTGGCTTCATAGCTGGGACAGCTTGCTCCAGCAACGAACCTACCTCAACCGTTATCAAGCTAAGAAATGTCGTACGGCGCTCCGTATCCCGTTGTCGTCTTCTGAAAGAAGCCTGTCCGCTAATTTCGCCGCCTTGATCTCAGCAGCGGCTTGAACTGCAGGGCAGCTTTCAGGCAAATGTCGAAGGGTGCTGAGAGGCCGGTATGGGGCGCGTTTCTGCTGGCAGGTGTCGACCGCATTGCCGACGTTGACCTGGGCCGCCAGAAGGGGTCGACGGCATGGTGCAGCGCCTCTTCCGAAAGACCGGGCCCCCAGTCGGCGATGGTCACTATCCGAGCCGTCCCGCGGTGAAGTCACGCGGGAGGGCAGTAAACGCACGGAGAGCCCCTGAGGGCGCACTGCCGACTGGCGGAGGCGCCCCCAATCCAGATAACTGACGTGCCAGAGCCTTTAGATTCTCCGTCTATGCCGGTATCCGCCTACCAGGGCGTATAGCCGCCGGGCTCGATGAACCGGCCATTGTCGGTTCCGCCCAGCGCATGCTGAACCGGCAGCATAGCTCCCTCTTCGGGCGTCATGACTCCATAGCCGGTGAGGTCGGTCTTGACGAAGCCGGGGCTCACCGAATTGACGACGATGCCGGCGTCGCGCAATTCCTCGGTGAGCTGGATGGTCAGCATGTTGAGCGCGGCCTTCGAGGCGTTGTAGCCGATATAGCGTTGCGCGAAGTAGGGCGAAGACGGGTCGGAGTTGACGCTGAGCGAGCCGAGCGAGCTCGAGACGTTGACGATCCTCCCGGCCGGCGATTTGCGCAGCAGCGGCAGCATGGCCTGGGTGACGGCGAGGGCGCCGATGAAGTTGGTCTCCAGCACCTTGCGGACGGCCGCGATGGATGCGCTGCTGGGGGCGGCGTCGGCGAAGTCGAAGATGCCGGCATTGTTGACGAGGATGTCGAGCCGACCGTGCTCCGCCGAAATGGCCGCAGCGGCGGCCGCGATGCTGGTTTCGTCGGTCACGTCGAGCTGCAGGCAGGTCGCCGCGAGGCCATGCGCCGCGAGATTGGTGACCGCTTCCTCGCCGCGTCCGGCATCGCGCGAGCCGATGATGACGGTGACGCCAGCCTCGGTGAGCTGGCGGGCGATCTCCAGCCCAATCCCTTTGTTGGCACCGGTGACGAGGGCAATGCGCTTGTTGTCCATGGATGAACCTTTCCAATGACGTGGAACGGCCGTAATATGTGAAGCTTCCTTCAGTTTGAGAATTCGCATATGCCGACGACCACGCCCGCCACCCTAAGTCCCCGGAAAAAGCCGCGTCAGGCGCGATCGGCGGCGACGCTGGACGCGATTTTCGAGGCGACCATTCAGGTTTTGCTGGCAGACGGAATGCGGGCGCTGACCACTACGCGGGTGGCGGAACGGGCCGGCGTTTCGGTGGGTACGATGTACCAGTATTTTCCGCACAAGCAGTCGCTGATCTATGCGCTGAACGAGCGCTATCTCGAGGTGCTGGCGGACAAGGTCGAGGCGACCTGCCAGACGCAGGCCGGGCGGCCGGTTGCCGAGATGCTGGCCGCGCTGATCGAGACCTATTGGCGGGCCAAGACCGAGCGGGCCGAGGTGACCCGAGCGCTGTATCGGTCAGTGGTGGAGATGGACAACGAAGCGCTGATTGAGGCCTTCGCCCGGCGGGTGGATGCCGCGACGACAGCCATGCTTGGGAGTGCGCCCGATGCGACGTTCGGCGACGTGCAGATGGTCAATCTGGCGCTGGTCACTGTGATATTTGGCACCATCCGCAACGCTTTCGAGCGCAACCTGTCGCAGGCGGCGATCGATGCGTTGCAGGTGGAGCTGCTCGCCATGTGCCGGGCCTATGTCGCGCTGGCGCGACGCTAGGACAGGGCTGTCCTAGGCCGCGGACACCGGCTTGCAGTGGATGCCGAGGCCCTGTGCGCTTTCGGGCATGAGCTGGTCCAGGGTGATCCCGCGGAAGGTCTCGAGGAACAGCGCCTCGGCCTTGGCCATGGTGTCGGACAAGGCGTGGTTGACGGCGCGTTCCACCTTGCACTCGGTCTCCTCGTTGCGGCTGGCGATGGCGAAGAGGCCTGGGCGGTCCAGCGCGACATAGACGTCGTGAAGGGTGATCTCGCTGAGGGGGCGAGCCAGCATCCAGCCGCCGCCATGGCCCTTTTCGGAGGTGACATAGCCCGCCTCACGGAGGCCCGCCATGGTGCGGCGGAACACCGGCGGATTGGTGCCCATGGTGTTGGCGAGCACCTCGGAGGTCAGCGGAACCGAGACCTGGCCAAGATGCAGCAGCACATGCAGAACCCCCGACAGGCGCGTGTCCTTGTTCATCCCAGTCTCCCGCATTCGCTCATATCTGATCCGCTATCACAGTGGTTGACGTCGCCTCCAATGTCTCGTATCTGCAAAAGATACGTGAAAAGGAGCTGTGATGTCACCCCTCAATCTCCCGGATCAGGGCAGAGCGCCCGCCGAACCCATCATCGATGATCCCAAGCGGCGCGGCGCGATCCTCCTGGCCGTCTGCATTGCACTGATGGCGGTGATCGCCGCCGTGTCCGGCCTCAATGTTGCGCAGCCGCAAATGGCGCTCGCGCTCGATGGCTCGCAGGGCGATGTGCTGTGGATCATCAACATCTACGCCATCACGCTGGCCGCGCTGCTGCTGCCGCTTGGGGCGGTGGGCGACCGCTGGGGGCGAAAGCCGGTGCTGCTGATCGGGTTGCTGCTGTTCGGCGTTGCCAATGTGGCATCGGGGCTGGCCTTCTCGGTGCCGGTGATGCTCGGTGCGCGGCTCTTGGCCGGGGTCGGCGGGGCGATGATCATGCCGGTGACGCTGTCAGTTATCACTTCGGCCTTTCCGGCGGAGGAACGGTCCAAGGCCATCGGCATCTGGACCGGCGTTGCCGGCGGCGGCGGGATTCTCGGCATGTTCCTCTCGGCGCTGCTGGTCGACGTGCTCGACTGGCGTTGGCTGTTCGTGCTGCCGGTTATACTCATGATTGCTGCCGCTCTGCTGTCGCTGCGGGCCATCCCCAACTCGCGCGAGCATTCGGCGCATAGGTTCGATCTGGGTGGCGCGGTCCTGGCGGCGGTGGCGGTCGTCGGGCTGATCCTGTTCCTGCATGAGGGACCGGTGGAGGGCTGGACGGCGCCGATCACGCTGGTCGGTCTGGTCGCTGGGGTGGCAGCAAGCATCGGCTTTGCCCTGTGGGAGCTGCGGCACCCGGCGCCCCTGCTGGATATCCGCCTCTTCGCCAAACGCAGCCTCACCAGCGGGTCGGTGACGCTGCTGGTCTGGTTCGGTGTGCAGGCCGGTGTGTTCGTGGTGCTGTTCCCCTTCTTCCAGGCCGTGCTCGGCTGGTCGGGCCTCTTGGCTACGCTGGGGCTGATGCCCATGGCGATCCTGATGATGGTGTCGTCGGCGCTAGCCGCGAAGGTGGCCAAGGCCATCGGGCAGCGGCTTACAATGGCGCTGGGCATGGTTCTCGGCGGCAGCGGGCTGGCACTGATGTCGATGCTGGTGTCGGTCGATGCCGGCTATGTGGGCGTGCTGCCGGGAATGATCGCGATGGGGCTCGGCATGGGGCTCTCCATGGCCCCATCCACCGAGGCGATCACGTCGTCGCTCCCGCGTGACAGGCAGGGCGTCGCCTCGGCGCTCAACGATGTGACGCGCGAGTTCGGCACCTCGCTGGGGGTAGCGTTGCTGGGGGCTATGTTCACCTCAGGCTATGGCAGTGCCATTGCCAGGCGGTTGGTGGGCGTGCCCGCCGACGTCGCGGCGGAGGTCAGCAAGGGCATTGCCGGGGCACTCGATCTGGCGAACGATGAGGCCTCGGCTGGGGTGCTACTCTCGGCGCGGGAAGCGTTCGTCGAGGCGTGGCAGCAGGCCATGTGGGCAGGCGTCGTGGTCATGGCGCTGCTGCTGGTCTTCGTGCTGTTGCGTGGCCCGCGGCATCAGGAAGCGATGGCCTGACCGCTTTAGGGCGAGGGGCAAGCCTGCTCCTCGCCACACACAGAGGCAGAGGACGATGCAATGAAGAACACATTCGCCGGACATGGCCGAGGCTATCTCGAGGGGCCGCCTCGCCAGGTTCCGGGCTTCGCGAGCCTGCATCGCATGGTCGAGATGCTGCTCGCAGAACGAGTGCCGGAAGACGGACGCGCGCTGATTCTGGGCGCGGGCGGCGGCATGGAACTGAAGGCACTTGCGGATGCGCAACCCGGCTGGACATTCGACGGGGTCGATCCCTCGGCGAACATGCTTGAACTGGCGGCTGAGACAGTCCGGCCGCATACCGATCGGGTTCGGCTCCATCACGGCGGCATCGAAGCCGCCCCAAGAGGGCCGTTCGATGGCGCGACCTGCCTTCTGGTTTTTCACTTCATTGAGATCACGGAGCGGGCGCGAATACTTGCTGGGCTTCGGCAACGCTTGCGACCCGGGGCGCCCCTGGTGCTGATGCATATCAGCTTTCCGCAGGCCGAGCCTGAGCGGTCGCAATGGATCGCCCGACACGCGGCCTATGGCGCACCGCCCGGCACAGATCCTGCCCATCTTGCCGCGGCCCGAGAGGCGATCGGCATGAGGTTGACCATCCTGTCGCCAGACGAGGAGGAAGCGATGTTGGCCGAGGCCGGGTTCGAGCGGACCAGTCTGTTCTTTGCAGGTCTGAGCTTCAGGGGATGGGTTTGCTATAGAGGTTGAGAGTGCATCATTTGGCCACCAGCCGAGCCATGCCTCCGTTGGGCAAGAGACCGCCTTTGGCGCAAAGAAGCCAAACCGTGTGCCCAGAGGGATGTCCGCTTCCGGACAGCGCGGGTTATTGCCGCAATGACTGAAATGGGGCGCAGAGCCGAATGGCAGGTGCCGACCCCGTTTCGGACATTGAGTTCAAGTCGCAAACAGCCCTAAATCTGCCGCTTGAACAAAGCGGCCTTGTGCTTTGTGGTGTCTCAGAAGAGCAGCAGCTCCAAGATCAAATCAACCATGCGAAGAAGCACATTCACTTCCGCACGACCGCCCGGTCCGTGCGCAATTCCACTTAGCTTGTTGTACAGGCTGTCAACCAAGGATGCGGCATGCTCGACCACCTCGACATCAGTTCCCGACGTACCTGATGGCCTTTGCTTGATGGCAATGCGGACGCGTTCTTTTCGAGTAAGCCGTTCTCCGTTTGATAAGTCAGGAGCCAGGTGCCTAAGAACTTGGGCGAGAAGTTCCCTTCCAGAATGAGCCGCTTGACGGGGAGCATCCATGCCGACGCTTAGGGATGTAGCCCAAGCTCCGCGCCTCATTGTGACAAACGATGGCGACAGTTCGTTTAGAGCACCATCGAGTCTATCAAAGGTGCCAGTGCTGAGTGCATTTTTCCCTTTTTCTGTGATGACCAGCCAGTTTTCCGGGTCGGCGATATCGTCATGGGTCGGCTGCAACAGGCTGCTAGACAGCAGTTCCGAGAATGCCTTCGCAGCCGATGCTCGTTGTTCAGTGTCGAACTTCACCCCCAACGCTGCTTCAAGGGCACCAGCCTGATAAGGTCGACCAAGCACGTTGATCTTGTGAGATTTTCCGTCCCGCGCATAGATTCTAAGTATCGCCGTTCGCATATCGTCAGCGGCGTCGCTAGATTGTGAGTGCGCGGGTCTCGACGCCTCATGGGCTAGATCGAACTCTTCAAGAAGGGCACTACCATCAGACCTAAGGGCGCGTTCGAGTTCGGAAACTTCATGCTCCGAAGTACGCCCGAATGGAATCGCCACCGCTCCGTTCGATTTGAATATCTCCACTAGTTCCGACGACACCCGACGAATTAGGGCAGCATACGATTCCCGATAGTCGAAAACATTATTTGGAGCGAACTTAACTAAGGTAGCGTCTGCAGCTTCCATGGCCAATTTTAGCGCCGACCGCAGGTAGTCGGCAAGAAACGCTAAGGTACGCGACCCGCCCTGACGCCCCTGCAAAATCGATTGCATGTTCAATTCTTGAGCGTGGCTGTTCGCGGCGGCTGTCTTCTCACCAGCAGCGCGCCTTGCTGCCTCCTGAACCCGCGCGTCGATATCAGGCATACCTCACGCTCCGTACTAAGCTATTGTCAGTGTCGCTCAACTACGGGCCTTCTCGCCATAGGTTGCCAGCACGCATCAACAGATAACGTCCGCTTTTCGGCTGACTGAGCCAAGACCCGCCAGTCCGTTTTCCACCCCAACGCCGCCGGTAAGCTGGTGCCCAGAGCGGCCGGTCACTTACCGACCCCATTGCGGTCGTCCCGAGATCTGACAGCTTTCAGAGGGCGAACCTGGAATGGCTGCCCTTGCGCCGCATGGCGGAGAATGACGAGTGCCATCCATTAACGTTTGGCTTTTGCGTTCGTGGAACCAGCCTTCTGCACACGATAAGCGAAGTCGAGATCACCCACACTTTTGCGGGATTCAGAGGCTGTGCCGAGACCTCAGGGCTTAGGCACAGCGCTCATCGAACAATTTCGATGGATGGTTCGCCGTGTTAACATTTGTGAGTGTGACGGCGATGTTTCTATCAAGAATGGTCTCAGGAGGAGGCCATCATGACCGCTTCGTTGCCCGAACAGATCATCGCCATAGACGAATGCTATTCTAGACTATCTGCAGCATAGCACTCGTCCTCACGGCGTTGTGGTGCCTGTCCGGGAAGTCGCGGACGCCGTGATGCGTACGACAGGCAGCAACATGGACGAATACCAGCAAATTTTGCGGCTCGTCTGCCAGCGCAGCATCCAGAGAAATTATACCCTGGCTTTTTATGGCCTGCCGACCAAGTCCGCGGCCCTGCCAGGAGCCGCGCTTTTTTCCAGCAGATGAAGATAGAGCGGTTCGAAGCCCGCTATGTCGTGCAAGCGGGCGATATCGGGAATGTGGAGTGCTCCGTGATCCATGCGGATCAAGTCATTCGAGCGCATCTCCTGTAATGACCTGTTGACGTGCACGGGGGTCAGTCCGATCGTGTCACCCAAATCCTGTTGGGTGATCGGCAAGAAGAATGAGCCGTCCTGGACGTGTCCGACTGCTGCCATCCGCGCATGCACTTCGCAGAAAAGATGGGCGATCGCCTCGATCGCTCGGCGGCGTCCGGCACTGATAATCCATTGCCGCAACACGGCTTCATCAACCAAAGTCGACTTCAAAAGCCCCAGAGCGATGCGGGGCCGCTCCAAAAGTGCGTCCATGTCGGTGCGGTCGATGCGCATGATCAGTGTCTGCGTCAGCGCCATTATTCCGTGATCCATCTTGTCCAGCACGTAGACGTTGAGATCGCAGAGGTCGCCAGGAATGAGATAGGCCGTAATCTGGCGCCGTCCATCCTCAAGCAGCTTGTAGCGGCAGGCAAGACCCGCGTGCACAAGATTCAGGAATTTCGGCTTATCGCCTTCGCTGATTATGTCGACGCCGCGATCGATAGTAATCAATTCAGCGTCAAGAGCGTGGATCGCCTCGATATCATCAGCATGCAAGTGGCTGAAACCGGCAAGTTTTCGGATGAATTCCTGCATCTTGTTTTTCACACCACATGTCCAAAGAAACTTTGCGTGGCGCCCGACCGTATGTGATTTTGTGAAGGGTATAAATGCCAAAGTTTTATTTCGACATTCGCATCAACGGCAATGCGCTGCATGACGACATCGGCCTCGAGGTCAATGCGCTGTCCGATGCGCGCGCCCAAGCGATCGAAGCTTTGGGAGAAGTTGTTAAGGATCACCATAAGCGGAGCTGGGATGCTTCGAGCATCACTGTCGGCGTGCGGGATGAGAGCGGGACGACGCTTATTCTGGCGCAGGCGGTGCTGACGGTGCATGAGTCCAGCGCAGGGACCGAATAGACTGTCTCAACAGTCGATCATGCGAAGGCGCTGCATCGCGGCAAAATTCGCAGGGTCACCGTGACGCCACGATGACCGCATCGAATTGTTGGCCTCAGATGGCAGCGGGCATCCCACAGCGTGACCACCCGATTTGATCGGGTGGTGCATGCCTTTTCCCGCACCGAGGCTCGAGGACCGTGCCGGTGTTCAGGTCCTGAGGTTGGACCAGGACGGGTCAGACGCGTAGCTTTCGGTGGGAACGGCCTGGGCGGCACGCCCCCAGATATCGACGCTCATCAGGCGCGGACCGTCGTTTCCACCCGGATCCTGGTAGAACATGATGACGCGACCATTGGGAGCCCAGGTCGGGCCTTCCGCGTGGTAGCCCGAATAGAGCAGGCGCTCGCCCGAGCCATCGGGCGCCATGATGCCGATGTGGAACTGTCCGCCCGACTGGCGCGTGAAGGCGATCAGATCGCCCTGCGGCGACCAGACGGGGGTCGAATAGCTGCCCTGGCCGAAGCTGATGCGTTGGGCATTACCGCCGCCTGCACCCATCATGTAGATCTGGGGCGAGCCGCCACGATCGCTTTCGAAGATGATCCTGCTGCCATCGGCCGAATAGGACGGAGACGTATCGATGGCTGCGCCCGAAGTCAGCTGCATCGGCTGTCCGCCACCGGTCGAGATGGCGTAGATATTGGTGGCGCCGCCCTGCTCCACCGAGAACACGACAGTGCCGCCATCGGGCGAGAAGCGGGGCGCAAAGGTCATGGCGCCGACATTGGCGAGGCGCTGCTGCCGGCCGGTGGACAGCTGCAGCAGGTAGACCTGCGGATTGCCGTCGGCGAAGTTCATGTACGTGACAAGATCGCCATTGGCGGAAAAGCGCGGCGTGAGCGCCATGCTCTGCCCGTCGGTCAGATAGCTCACATTGGCGCCATCCTGGTCCATGATGGCGAGGCGCCGGACGCGGTTGGCCTTCGGGCCGCTTTCCGCCACGTAGAGGACGCGTGTATCGAAATAGCCCGAACCGCCCGACAGCTGCGAATAGATCGCGTCGGACACCATG harbors:
- a CDS encoding MFS transporter, with the translated sequence MSPLNLPDQGRAPAEPIIDDPKRRGAILLAVCIALMAVIAAVSGLNVAQPQMALALDGSQGDVLWIINIYAITLAALLLPLGAVGDRWGRKPVLLIGLLLFGVANVASGLAFSVPVMLGARLLAGVGGAMIMPVTLSVITSAFPAEERSKAIGIWTGVAGGGGILGMFLSALLVDVLDWRWLFVLPVILMIAAALLSLRAIPNSREHSAHRFDLGGAVLAAVAVVGLILFLHEGPVEGWTAPITLVGLVAGVAASIGFALWELRHPAPLLDIRLFAKRSLTSGSVTLLVWFGVQAGVFVVLFPFFQAVLGWSGLLATLGLMPMAILMMVSSALAAKVAKAIGQRLTMALGMVLGGSGLALMSMLVSVDAGYVGVLPGMIAMGLGMGLSMAPSTEAITSSLPRDRQGVASALNDVTREFGTSLGVALLGAMFTSGYGSAIARRLVGVPADVAAEVSKGIAGALDLANDEASAGVLLSAREAFVEAWQQAMWAGVVVMALLLVFVLLRGPRHQEAMA
- a CDS encoding class I SAM-dependent methyltransferase; this translates as MKNTFAGHGRGYLEGPPRQVPGFASLHRMVEMLLAERVPEDGRALILGAGGGMELKALADAQPGWTFDGVDPSANMLELAAETVRPHTDRVRLHHGGIEAAPRGPFDGATCLLVFHFIEITERARILAGLRQRLRPGAPLVLMHISFPQAEPERSQWIARHAAYGAPPGTDPAHLAAAREAIGMRLTILSPDEEEAMLAEAGFERTSLFFAGLSFRGWVCYRG
- a CDS encoding Crp/Fnr family transcriptional regulator, with the protein product MKNKMQEFIRKLAGFSHLHADDIEAIHALDAELITIDRGVDIISEGDKPKFLNLVHAGLACRYKLLEDGRRQITAYLIPGDLCDLNVYVLDKMDHGIMALTQTLIMRIDRTDMDALLERPRIALGLLKSTLVDEAVLRQWIISAGRRRAIEAIAHLFCEVHARMAAVGHVQDGSFFLPITQQDLGDTIGLTPVHVNRSLQEMRSNDLIRMDHGALHIPDIARLHDIAGFEPLYLHLLEKSAAPGRAADLVGRP
- a CDS encoding DUF6894 family protein, with the protein product MPKFYFDIRINGNALHDDIGLEVNALSDARAQAIEALGEVVKDHHKRSWDASSITVGVRDESGTTLILAQAVLTVHESSAGTE
- the tolB gene encoding Tol-Pal system beta propeller repeat protein TolB — its product is MTLMTRRTALKLGLAGGALLATAPMSLAQLRIVVEGANFQPLPIAIPDFASSDPAFGREIADIVRNNLRRSGLFLPLDPASLPVQVGDVNATPDFNVWRTANVDGVVMGSVERGGQVSAQVRVWDTQQAAQVVGNSYATDPNSARRIGHMVSDAIYSQLSGGSGYFDTRVLYVAESGPKANRVRRLAIMDQDGANVSYLTDGQSMALTPRFSANGDLVTYMNFADGNPQVYLLQLSTGRQQRLANVGAMTFAPRFSPDGGTVVFSVEQGGATNIYAISTGGGQPMQLTSGAAIDTSPSYSADGSRIIFESDRGGSPQIYMMGAGGGNAQRISFGQGSYSTPVWSPQGDLIAFTRQSGGQFHIGIMAPDGSGERLLYSGYHAEGPTWAPNGRVIMFYQDPGGNDGPRLMSVDIWGRAAQAVPTESYASDPSWSNLRT